From a region of the Acinetobacter calcoaceticus genome:
- a CDS encoding XRE family transcriptional regulator, protein MHLQKNVKYLLKKYSTTTTGLSKKSGVPQPTLFRWENGQYKEPKISTVEKLASWAGYDANTLINSDLEVIENQKSNEKDGLLDNNVNLSNKLKLDGDQVPVISWVAAGSFTDVLTVLKDTEILEWLPPMKKAGKNAYGLIVTGTSMLPKFEPGDRIYVNPDFPVFDLKTNDLVIVSCAGDTQATFKRLIIEEGEEKYLEPLNTKWPEQIIKLTEECKLVGKVVGMHREF, encoded by the coding sequence ATGCACCTTCAAAAAAATGTTAAGTACCTGTTAAAGAAGTACAGCACCACTACCACAGGGCTTAGTAAAAAGTCTGGAGTACCCCAACCCACACTTTTTCGTTGGGAGAACGGGCAATATAAAGAACCTAAAATTTCCACAGTGGAGAAACTTGCTTCATGGGCTGGTTATGATGCAAATACACTTATCAATAGCGATTTAGAAGTTATTGAAAATCAAAAAAGTAATGAAAAAGATGGGTTACTTGATAACAATGTAAATTTATCAAATAAATTAAAATTAGATGGGGATCAAGTCCCTGTAATTTCATGGGTTGCAGCGGGTTCATTTACAGACGTTCTAACAGTATTAAAAGATACTGAGATTCTTGAATGGCTTCCACCAATGAAAAAGGCAGGAAAGAATGCTTATGGACTTATAGTTACTGGTACCTCGATGTTACCGAAGTTTGAACCAGGTGATCGAATTTATGTAAATCCTGATTTTCCAGTATTTGATTTAAAAACAAATGATTTAGTTATCGTTTCATGCGCTGGCGATACACAAGCTACATTTAAGAGATTAATAATTGAAGAAGGTGAAGAAAAATATTTAGAGCCTCTAAATACTAAATGGCCTGAACAAATTATCAAACTAACAGAAGAATGTAAGTTGGTTGGTAAAGTCGTTGGAATGCATAGAGAGTTTTAA
- a CDS encoding toll/interleukin-1 receptor domain-containing protein → MTEIHDQKPKVFISYSWTTPEHEKWVDELAHSLHDADIHVIFDKWDLRPGQDSIAFMEGMVLDPSITKIIMVIDQKYTERANNRSGGVGTESTILSQELYSRKETKDIVAVIAEPGAKPPVFYSSRIYIDLSDSDNFPNQFEQLVRWIYGRFEYERPKRSGQRPSYITEDANDTSLRTNTEYRFALDAIEKGKSNISGLINTYLYKLLGELDKLIITENDEALASKAILKNFNLVQPHIREYKHLLNSLCIHAPDQKHFKHFKKFLELSLKFLEVEPNESYSIANISLFESIIYQIFTSSLAVYLKNDELSAIEDLLEEIYIYSPKHLKVHSRERSTSFEIFAPSESLNYLKRIYPDKIEPISEFLKLNIDNDIVNFNDLVDIDIILYLKSAAITLLENKSHIMWWPHLALNKGWRPRPLTVFSKAEKKSKYDELVKLFKFEDLSFIETIYESKDAGGWGEVYLPQWRHGAGFLQLKDLTNYEVLKKYNLARLTII, encoded by the coding sequence ATGACTGAAATACATGATCAAAAACCAAAAGTATTTATTTCATATAGCTGGACCACACCAGAACATGAAAAATGGGTAGATGAATTAGCTCATTCTCTTCACGATGCAGATATACATGTAATTTTTGATAAATGGGATTTAAGACCTGGACAAGATTCAATAGCATTCATGGAGGGCATGGTTTTAGATCCAAGTATTACTAAAATTATTATGGTTATTGATCAAAAATATACAGAAAGAGCAAATAATCGATCAGGTGGTGTTGGAACAGAATCAACCATTCTATCTCAAGAACTTTACTCTAGAAAAGAAACCAAAGATATTGTTGCAGTTATTGCTGAACCTGGGGCAAAACCACCAGTATTTTACTCAAGTAGAATATATATAGACCTATCTGACTCAGATAACTTTCCAAATCAATTTGAACAACTTGTCCGTTGGATATATGGAAGATTTGAATATGAGCGTCCGAAGAGATCAGGTCAAAGACCTAGTTACATAACTGAAGATGCCAACGATACTTCCTTAAGAACTAATACGGAATACCGTTTTGCTTTAGATGCAATCGAAAAAGGCAAATCGAACATTAGCGGTTTAATTAATACTTATCTTTATAAGCTTTTAGGTGAGTTAGATAAATTAATTATTACTGAAAATGATGAAGCACTTGCTTCAAAAGCAATTCTAAAAAACTTTAATTTAGTTCAACCACATATAAGAGAATATAAACACCTGTTAAATTCTTTATGTATCCACGCCCCTGATCAAAAACATTTTAAACATTTTAAAAAATTTCTAGAATTATCTTTAAAGTTTTTAGAAGTTGAACCTAATGAATCATACTCCATAGCAAATATTTCACTTTTTGAATCAATTATTTATCAAATATTTACTTCCTCATTAGCAGTCTATCTAAAAAATGATGAACTTTCAGCTATAGAAGATTTACTTGAAGAAATTTATATCTACTCTCCAAAACATTTAAAAGTTCACTCTAGGGAACGTTCTACAAGTTTTGAGATTTTCGCACCTTCAGAAAGTCTTAATTATCTTAAAAGAATTTACCCAGATAAAATTGAACCAATTAGTGAATTTCTAAAATTAAATATTGATAATGATATTGTCAATTTTAATGATTTAGTTGATATTGATATAATTTTATATCTTAAATCAGCTGCAATCACTCTTCTTGAAAATAAAAGTCATATAATGTGGTGGCCTCATTTAGCACTTAACAAAGGCTGGAGACCCCGCCCATTAACAGTTTTTTCTAAGGCTGAAAAAAAATCTAAATATGATGAGCTTGTTAAACTATTTAAATTTGAAGATTTAAGCTTTATTGAAACTATCTATGAAAGTAAAGACGCTGGTGGTTGGGGAGAGGTTTATCTTCCCCAATGGAGACATGGTGCTGGATTTTTGCAATTAAAAGATTTAACTAACTATGAGGTATTAAAAAAATATAATTTAGCTAGATTAACTATAATTTAA
- a CDS encoding DNA cytosine methyltransferase, giving the protein MKYGSVCSGIEAATVAWHSLSFEPTWFSEIEEVPSLILKHHYPSVPNLGDMTLIRDKVKTGEVEAPEILVGGTPCQAFSMAGLRNSLDDERGQLSLEFVRLADEIDSARFIQKQQPCIIVWENVPGVLNTKDNAFGCFLGELSGAGCELQPSGRKWPNAGCVLGPSRQVYWRVLDAQHFGLAQRRKRVFVVASARAECIGEILFERKSMPRNLKKGDSTRKSSTRNCRVYTQRASETLSGKTFTPPILASHGQKKWLGNQEAFCGDYYIKHAVGIGGITANAAISNEVFPTLLARHGDVYVILSYGLNGNTIGHLGNSGSRGTGINTELSYTLVSTKKNAVVYCGTKNDALFDIAKEIAPTVRCGGKYGGAIHQPIFKYIPPNIYYLARYLTEVECERLQGFPDNYTNVKGVASGKRYKALGNSMAVSVMKWIGSRIQKNYNQTKNTEYSNG; this is encoded by the coding sequence ATGAAATATGGTTCAGTTTGTTCTGGTATCGAAGCAGCTACTGTGGCTTGGCATAGTTTAAGTTTTGAACCTACTTGGTTTTCTGAAATTGAGGAAGTACCTAGTCTCATATTAAAACATCATTATCCATCAGTTCCCAACCTTGGTGATATGACATTAATCCGAGATAAAGTTAAAACTGGGGAAGTGGAAGCACCTGAAATTCTTGTAGGTGGTACACCATGCCAAGCTTTTTCGATGGCTGGCTTAAGGAATTCTTTAGATGATGAACGTGGACAGTTAAGCCTAGAGTTTGTGAGATTAGCAGATGAAATTGATTCAGCAAGATTTATTCAAAAACAGCAGCCTTGCATCATTGTCTGGGAAAACGTCCCAGGTGTCCTCAACACCAAAGATAATGCTTTCGGATGTTTTTTGGGAGAGTTGTCAGGTGCGGGGTGTGAGTTGCAGCCGTCAGGGCGAAAGTGGCCAAACGCTGGTTGTGTGCTTGGACCATCTAGACAAGTCTATTGGAGAGTCCTTGATGCTCAACATTTCGGACTTGCCCAACGACGTAAACGTGTGTTTGTTGTCGCAAGTGCTCGAGCAGAATGTATCGGAGAAATACTTTTTGAGCGAAAAAGCATGCCGAGGAATCTTAAGAAGGGCGATAGCACGAGGAAAAGTTCTACCAGAAATTGTCGAGTTTACACTCAAAGAGCAAGCGAAACTCTTAGCGGAAAAACCTTCACTCCTCCAATTTTAGCTTCTCATGGTCAAAAGAAATGGTTGGGCAATCAAGAGGCATTTTGTGGTGATTATTATATTAAACATGCTGTCGGCATAGGTGGTATTACTGCGAATGCTGCAATTTCAAATGAAGTATTTCCAACTTTATTAGCACGTCATGGAGATGTTTACGTCATCCTTAGTTATGGTTTAAATGGAAATACTATCGGACATTTGGGTAACTCCGGTTCCAGAGGAACTGGTATTAACACTGAACTTTCCTATACGTTAGTTTCAACGAAAAAGAATGCTGTAGTTTATTGCGGGACTAAAAATGATGCTTTATTTGATATAGCAAAAGAAATTGCACCCACAGTTAGATGTGGCGGAAAATATGGGGGGGCAATTCATCAGCCAATTTTTAAATATATCCCTCCGAATATCTATTATCTAGCACGTTACTTAACTGAAGTTGAATGCGAACGTCTTCAAGGCTTTCCAGATAACTACACCAATGTAAAAGGTGTAGCTTCTGGTAAGCGATACAAAGCTTTAGGTAATTCAATGGCCGTTTCAGTAATGAAGTGGATTGGAAGTCGTATTCAAAAAAATTACAACCAAACAAAAAATACGGAATATTCAAATGGCTAG
- a CDS encoding phage tail tip lysozyme: protein MAKQESGIEYDDLGFIIGMKRVEKKVSTIDSNIEKIIEILTQSFEEQKAEFAKPQPKLTEFQKMLNAVNNRPAVDFEDLLKGKANPITKSLVVADNFVKDFADVLEQSVSELNTANKERINQPKARKQAIEINSHEDLGKIVSPSTPERDEKGRFVSNNNDAQNQSSIRKVAQTITTAIKGVMPNSPQGVDPTVDAINEVGHLLSPVRRAAGLALRPLTGLMRSKKRNEPLPREQENHNRKQIKLLQRIADNLASRGGLLGSLGKLLTTVLSAGGGLLGGALGKGKKGIGKLGKGLGKVLKFGRGLPVMGALAAGASLLDWKDQSTKEKGGTVGSLAGGAIGGAVGSIFGPVGTVIGGMAGSWIGNKLGTVVAPYFKEWTDSLIAADVPGLISTAWKGFVSFASNALEQAKGTASKVVDGVKDTAGDTLDFIKDKFNRLNPFHDGVPTWGVGQGVYKPGFGANAHVPAYGSTVSPIGEKTKEKQLAVYNAMKKAGFNDNWAAGLTASVGRENDYQDKYLFGKHQDKAGGTNMGMISWQGARKDKLTAYMKERGLLDSSGNIVKSQASLDAQGAFMKQEINTNPEYASVKAYMEQNPNASREDVARVLGTKYVKWAYGQTKLRNGKSFDYRPHLDKEYKYRANIDNSIQEKKPNLPKENKTAVTQNSSTNIVDNTRAKVASIVSSKKAIVPQATKRSSPQLDNQNKLLTKVTPFKQPLNTPNPQEVVVVNQNNGNIGQNVNDRFLAHALTGGIGMGQLDI from the coding sequence ATGGCTAAGCAAGAAAGCGGTATCGAGTACGATGATTTGGGTTTCATCATTGGAATGAAGCGAGTTGAAAAAAAAGTAAGCACGATTGATTCAAATATTGAAAAGATTATCGAAATACTTACTCAAAGCTTTGAAGAGCAAAAAGCAGAGTTTGCAAAGCCTCAGCCTAAACTGACTGAATTTCAAAAGATGCTTAATGCAGTCAATAATAGACCTGCTGTTGATTTCGAAGATTTATTAAAAGGAAAAGCCAATCCAATAACTAAGTCTTTAGTTGTTGCTGACAACTTCGTTAAAGATTTTGCTGATGTATTGGAACAATCAGTTAGTGAGCTTAATACAGCAAATAAAGAACGTATAAATCAGCCTAAAGCACGTAAGCAAGCAATAGAAATAAATAGCCATGAAGATTTGGGGAAGATTGTTAGCCCATCTACACCAGAACGTGACGAAAAGGGCCGTTTTGTATCTAACAATAATGATGCCCAAAACCAATCATCAATTAGAAAGGTTGCCCAAACGATAACAACGGCGATTAAAGGTGTAATGCCGAACTCACCACAAGGTGTAGATCCTACAGTTGATGCAATCAATGAGGTTGGTCATTTACTTTCACCTGTACGCCGTGCAGCTGGTTTAGCCTTACGGCCATTAACTGGATTGATGCGTAGTAAAAAACGTAATGAACCATTGCCAAGGGAACAAGAGAACCATAATCGCAAACAAATAAAACTCTTGCAGCGGATAGCCGATAATTTAGCGTCTAGAGGCGGTTTGCTTGGTTCCTTAGGGAAATTACTTACTACCGTATTATCTGCTGGCGGTGGGCTTCTGGGTGGTGCTCTGGGCAAAGGAAAGAAAGGTATAGGGAAATTAGGAAAGGGCTTGGGTAAAGTTCTCAAGTTTGGCCGTGGTTTACCCGTGATGGGTGCTTTAGCTGCTGGTGCATCACTTCTTGATTGGAAAGATCAAAGCACTAAAGAAAAAGGCGGTACTGTTGGTAGTCTTGCTGGGGGGGCTATTGGCGGTGCAGTAGGTTCTATATTTGGTCCGGTTGGCACTGTAATCGGCGGTATGGCTGGTTCATGGATTGGAAATAAACTTGGTACCGTTGTTGCGCCGTATTTTAAAGAATGGACTGATTCACTCATTGCCGCTGATGTACCAGGTCTTATATCTACAGCTTGGAAGGGATTTGTCAGTTTTGCATCTAATGCTCTCGAACAAGCAAAAGGTACTGCTTCAAAAGTTGTTGACGGTGTAAAAGATACTGCAGGTGATACTTTAGATTTCATCAAGGATAAATTTAACCGGCTTAATCCATTTCATGACGGCGTTCCAACTTGGGGAGTAGGCCAAGGTGTCTATAAGCCGGGTTTTGGGGCAAATGCACATGTTCCAGCATATGGCTCAACTGTTTCCCCTATTGGTGAAAAGACAAAGGAAAAACAACTTGCTGTCTATAATGCTATGAAAAAAGCAGGATTCAATGATAACTGGGCTGCAGGTTTAACTGCTTCTGTCGGTAGGGAAAATGACTATCAAGATAAATATCTCTTTGGTAAACATCAAGATAAAGCTGGTGGTACGAATATGGGTATGATTTCTTGGCAAGGAGCTCGTAAAGATAAACTTACTGCATATATGAAAGAACGGGGATTGTTAGATAGCAGCGGGAATATTGTGAAGAGCCAAGCATCATTAGATGCTCAAGGTGCTTTTATGAAGCAAGAAATTAATACTAATCCTGAATATGCATCAGTTAAAGCTTATATGGAACAAAATCCCAATGCTTCAAGAGAAGATGTTGCAAGAGTTTTAGGGACTAAATATGTGAAATGGGCTTATGGTCAAACAAAGCTTCGCAATGGGAAATCATTTGACTACAGACCACATTTAGACAAGGAATATAAATATAGGGCTAATATTGATAATTCAATTCAGGAAAAGAAACCCAATTTACCTAAAGAAAATAAAACAGCAGTTACCCAAAATTCATCAACTAATATTGTAGATAACACTAGAGCAAAGGTAGCCAGTATTGTAAGCAGTAAGAAAGCTATTGTTCCTCAGGCAACTAAACGTTCAAGTCCTCAGCTAGATAATCAAAACAAATTATTGACGAAAGTTACGCCGTTTAAGCAACCACTAAATACTCCTAATCCGCAGGAAGTTGTTGTTGTAAATCAGAATAATGGTAACATCGGGCAGAATGTTAATGACCGTTTCCTTGCTCATGCACTTACTGGTGGTATAGGAATGGGTCAATTAGACATTTAG
- a CDS encoding helix-turn-helix domain-containing protein, protein MNIQDKVIYLSNSRGLSQQQISERTGISQSSVSKICRGEQKEVAYNKGAALDTLIANERMKEAVEAKSKNLKVSA, encoded by the coding sequence ATGAATATTCAAGATAAGGTTATTTACCTTTCAAATAGCCGAGGTTTGTCTCAACAACAAATCTCCGAACGAACTGGTATTTCTCAAAGCTCTGTTTCAAAAATCTGTAGAGGTGAACAAAAGGAAGTTGCTTATAACAAAGGTGCAGCTTTAGACACTTTAATAGCAAATGAGCGGATGAAAGAAGCCGTGGAAGCAAAGTCCAAAAATCTAAAAGTATCTGCTTGA
- a CDS encoding helix-turn-helix domain-containing protein — protein MAKKSDLQRRVLIGRKLAMARDMSQLRQEDVAMDIFGTPHKNRMSEIENGKLMPDAELLSLLCQKYGVSSDWVLGFTIEPELDKTTSVAGILFNSLGDMMSEYTQAMAFQLSMAAAQHISSFPKALTVELLEASKGLIQACLSLDKTSQEKVLPELQALMQIVRECEQNRAKQIRNLEMAIDDVFQRDENDLQEKALIDLIQNRKRFSKASLQQQSIAEVKQIGLFAE, from the coding sequence ATGGCGAAAAAGAGCGATTTGCAACGTCGAGTACTCATTGGTAGAAAACTTGCAATGGCACGTGATATGTCTCAACTACGTCAAGAAGACGTAGCCATGGATATATTCGGTACACCACATAAGAATCGAATGAGTGAAATTGAAAATGGTAAGTTAATGCCCGATGCGGAATTACTATCTTTGCTCTGTCAAAAATATGGTGTCTCTTCTGACTGGGTATTAGGTTTTACTATTGAGCCAGAATTAGATAAAACTACTTCGGTAGCGGGAATTCTGTTTAATAGTCTTGGCGATATGATGAGTGAATATACTCAAGCAATGGCCTTTCAATTAAGTATGGCTGCAGCCCAGCATATTTCTTCATTTCCTAAAGCTTTAACAGTTGAGTTACTGGAAGCATCAAAAGGGCTTATTCAAGCTTGTTTATCACTCGACAAAACATCTCAAGAAAAAGTTTTACCGGAACTTCAAGCATTAATGCAAATTGTTCGAGAATGCGAACAAAATCGTGCTAAACAAATTCGTAACTTAGAAATGGCAATTGATGACGTTTTCCAGCGTGATGAAAACGATTTACAGGAAAAGGCATTGATTGACCTTATTCAAAATAGAAAGCGTTTTAGTAAAGCTTCATTGCAGCAACAATCTATAGCTGAAGTAAAACAAATAGGTCTATTTGCTGAGTAA
- a CDS encoding helix-turn-helix domain-containing protein, translating to MTREKQDDWKRTQVRMPQEQYDEVTQYAEKNNFSLNTAILDLISKSLISIDKKLPVTKLSLLERLKNIENILKNELHFDNISLVASRLNTCIEMSNSVSYVRLTPSKVAERMGQESASLYENYFSGIVQPSFIELESLANFFGVNKEWLKHEDMPIFNVKSDRLSLSPEEAVKQILNISLNPAVNNENEKPKDIYLVRNDSEEGEFLIIRKYNEWKVDIITTPMHVSNVIGAGGTSMLKSFFLTLRILYEFYIDTRSSNNINVRSFIVNQSKFSELSQGIIHPLFVLKNATNNMWWEDIWDKNMYSNHEYWNGFIAISKCIQDEIEQDAVLQPMIEKIKNRELNIFKELK from the coding sequence ATGACTCGTGAAAAACAAGATGACTGGAAACGAACACAAGTTCGTATGCCTCAAGAGCAATACGATGAAGTCACACAGTATGCTGAAAAAAATAACTTTTCTCTCAATACAGCTATTCTTGATCTTATTTCAAAGAGTCTTATTTCAATTGATAAAAAGTTACCAGTGACGAAATTATCACTACTTGAACGTTTAAAAAATATTGAGAATATTCTTAAAAACGAATTACATTTTGACAATATTTCTCTAGTAGCTTCCCGCTTAAATACTTGTATCGAAATGTCTAACTCTGTTTCTTATGTGCGACTAACCCCTTCTAAAGTTGCAGAAAGAATGGGACAAGAGTCTGCTTCTCTATATGAAAATTATTTTTCAGGTATAGTACAACCAAGTTTTATAGAACTAGAATCATTGGCAAATTTTTTTGGAGTCAATAAAGAGTGGCTCAAGCATGAAGATATGCCTATTTTTAATGTGAAATCTGACAGGTTATCCCTAAGTCCTGAAGAAGCTGTAAAACAAATCTTAAATATCTCTCTTAACCCCGCTGTTAATAATGAAAATGAAAAACCAAAGGATATTTATCTTGTCAGAAATGATTCTGAGGAGGGAGAATTTTTAATTATCCGTAAATACAATGAATGGAAGGTTGATATTATAACGACCCCAATGCATGTAAGTAATGTTATTGGTGCTGGCGGGACAAGTATGCTCAAAAGCTTTTTTCTAACATTACGAATATTATATGAATTTTATATCGATACTAGATCATCGAATAACATAAATGTTAGAAGTTTTATTGTTAACCAATCAAAATTTTCAGAACTTTCTCAGGGTATCATTCATCCATTATTTGTATTGAAAAATGCTACCAATAACATGTGGTGGGAAGATATATGGGATAAAAATATGTATTCAAATCATGAATATTGGAATGGTTTTATAGCTATTTCAAAATGTATTCAAGATGAAATTGAGCAAGATGCAGTATTACAGCCCATGATTGAAAAGATAAAAAACAGAGAACTTAATATATTCAAAGAATTAAAATAG
- a CDS encoding RusA family crossover junction endodeoxyribonuclease: MSSRSKRRQWSEFFSNNKRQELFKDFNVSTGPDKRKKKKASSSKQVFFPCHVEKENDGENSIYSGSTGGVIISGKQYITIKLPYGLSANEIWRATIDQNGKQRNSLSVGAKKYKDKVHKQYGPMFRALKLKAIDQLCEIRLIVQPPIKTRSYSAKTYPRFDIDNYPKLLIDSVKGEGMLFKDDNIFISEQIQLAEPCEEGCVWLSCVLTDETDWLSKTVDFEWLAGRSI, translated from the coding sequence ATGTCATCACGTTCAAAACGCCGTCAGTGGAGTGAATTTTTCTCAAATAATAAAAGACAAGAACTCTTTAAGGATTTCAATGTTTCAACTGGTCCAGACAAACGGAAAAAGAAAAAAGCTAGCTCATCTAAACAGGTGTTTTTCCCTTGCCATGTAGAAAAAGAAAATGACGGTGAAAATAGTATATATAGTGGAAGCACAGGCGGTGTTATCATTTCTGGTAAGCAATACATCACCATCAAATTGCCTTATGGATTAAGCGCTAACGAGATTTGGCGGGCTACAATTGATCAGAATGGCAAACAAAGAAATAGTCTTTCAGTAGGTGCTAAGAAGTATAAAGACAAGGTTCATAAGCAATATGGACCTATGTTTCGGGCACTTAAACTAAAAGCTATCGATCAACTTTGTGAGATTCGATTAATTGTTCAACCACCAATTAAAACACGGTCATATAGCGCTAAAACTTATCCACGGTTTGATATTGATAACTATCCAAAATTATTAATTGATAGTGTCAAAGGTGAAGGAATGCTTTTCAAAGACGACAATATTTTCATAAGTGAACAAATTCAGCTGGCAGAACCATGTGAAGAGGGTTGTGTTTGGCTTTCTTGTGTTTTAACTGATGAAACTGATTGGTTGTCAAAAACTGTAGATTTTGAATGGCTGGCTGGGAGAAGTATTTAA
- a CDS encoding tyrosine-type recombinase/integrase has protein sequence MALSDTWLKSNNGKVRDATQVVNDREGLSVRISPKGKIVFQMRYRFNNASKRMDIGTYPMMSLKEARAEVAENKKELDKGRDPLQLKLKKETAYLAQPTVREICIEFFDTAASHKAACKDDKRAFEIHVFPRLGKRICDEVTLQEWSKLLLSIVSYAKTVAVKVLGNLKLIMRWGCIHGKLQEQTLLHIRAIDLNVRKNSRTRYLTEQEIFWVIHATFLSTGMSPKNKFMVLFLLIFGCRVGELRTAKKSNFDFQNHTWTIPPEQHKTGARSKKAIVRPLIPQVEILLRQVFELSPPDCEWAFPIIKAQKYKPTQKGFQTTLPIYINENVKKYFDVDMNHWTTHDLRRTMRTHISEFAPPHICEIMLGHALPQIWGTYDLNQYLEPQAQAYAKWFDKLCAIINNYERFDIKGSISSASKYPFLISQEATALTPYKLVALP, from the coding sequence ATGGCTTTAAGTGATACCTGGTTAAAATCTAATAACGGAAAGGTTAGAGATGCTACGCAAGTTGTAAATGACAGAGAAGGTTTATCAGTTCGCATATCCCCAAAAGGGAAAATTGTGTTTCAAATGCGGTATAGATTTAATAATGCTTCAAAACGAATGGATATTGGAACTTATCCAATGATGAGTTTGAAAGAAGCACGAGCTGAAGTAGCTGAGAATAAAAAGGAATTGGATAAAGGTAGAGATCCTTTACAACTTAAATTAAAAAAAGAGACAGCTTATTTAGCACAACCTACAGTTCGTGAAATTTGCATTGAGTTCTTTGATACAGCTGCTTCGCATAAAGCAGCATGTAAAGATGATAAAAGAGCATTTGAAATACACGTATTTCCAAGATTAGGTAAACGTATTTGTGATGAAGTTACTTTACAAGAATGGTCAAAACTTTTGCTATCTATTGTTAGTTATGCAAAAACAGTCGCTGTAAAGGTTCTTGGAAATTTGAAGTTAATTATGCGCTGGGGATGTATTCACGGAAAATTACAAGAGCAAACTTTATTACATATCAGAGCAATTGACCTAAACGTAAGAAAGAATTCACGAACTAGATATTTAACAGAACAAGAGATTTTTTGGGTTATCCATGCAACTTTTCTGTCAACTGGAATGTCACCAAAAAATAAATTTATGGTTCTTTTTTTATTAATATTTGGTTGTCGTGTAGGGGAGTTGAGAACTGCTAAAAAGAGTAATTTTGACTTTCAGAATCATACATGGACAATTCCCCCTGAGCAGCATAAAACAGGAGCAAGGTCAAAGAAAGCTATTGTTAGGCCACTAATTCCTCAGGTAGAAATTCTACTTAGACAGGTATTTGAACTTTCACCACCGGATTGTGAATGGGCCTTTCCAATTATTAAGGCACAAAAATATAAACCTACTCAGAAAGGTTTTCAAACAACGCTTCCTATTTATATTAATGAAAATGTCAAAAAATATTTTGATGTTGATATGAACCATTGGACTACTCATGATTTGAGAAGGACAATGCGTACACATATTTCTGAATTTGCTCCACCGCATATTTGTGAAATTATGCTTGGGCATGCTTTACCGCAAATTTGGGGTACGTATGATTTAAACCAGTACTTGGAACCTCAGGCGCAAGCTTATGCAAAATGGTTTGATAAGCTCTGCGCCATAATCAATAATTATGAAAGGTTTGATATTAAAGGCTCAATTTCAAGTGCTTCTAAATATCCATTTCTAATTTCCCAAGAAGCAACCGCTTTAACACCGTATAAATTGGTTGCTCTTCCGTGA
- a CDS encoding ATP-binding protein translates to MNAMPQKLKYKTFETSQMCRIHKELMINVFGRIVCQSCVSGQMEEFNEKYESEKNTRILDLKMARAGIPKRHVSSGFQNYIVDHKGQDFARSTCEKFVKDFKEGKFRNLLLVGRTGTGKTHLGSSILKNIIIKDWEAVYLTSAELAEDIAGAYRRNGDSEDEALKRYVKKDLLIIDEYGLHDRAEKRPQLLECVHKILLTRYDEMKPTVVISNLSLNEVHDDLGDRLWSRFQHDGLDIVECDWDDARTRGGKTE, encoded by the coding sequence ATGAATGCGATGCCCCAAAAACTGAAATACAAAACTTTTGAAACTAGTCAAATGTGTCGTATTCACAAAGAGCTAATGATCAATGTATTTGGTCGTATTGTTTGCCAATCATGTGTTAGTGGGCAAATGGAAGAGTTCAATGAAAAATATGAGTCGGAAAAGAATACTCGAATTTTAGATTTGAAGATGGCCCGTGCTGGTATCCCTAAGCGGCATGTTTCAAGTGGCTTTCAAAATTATATTGTGGATCATAAAGGCCAAGATTTTGCTAGATCTACTTGTGAAAAATTCGTCAAAGACTTCAAAGAAGGCAAATTTAGAAATTTACTACTTGTTGGTCGTACCGGCACGGGTAAAACACATCTCGGATCCTCAATTCTAAAAAATATCATCATCAAAGATTGGGAGGCTGTTTATTTAACATCTGCAGAATTGGCAGAGGATATCGCAGGTGCTTATCGCCGTAATGGTGATAGTGAGGATGAGGCATTAAAACGCTATGTCAAAAAAGATCTCTTGATTATTGATGAATATGGCCTACATGACCGTGCAGAAAAACGGCCTCAACTCCTTGAGTGCGTCCATAAAATTCTACTTACTCGTTATGACGAGATGAAGCCTACAGTTGTGATCTCAAATCTTAGCTTAAATGAGGTACATGATGACCTTGGGGACCGTCTATGGTCCAGATTTCAGCATGATGGTTTAGATATTGTGGAATGTGATTGGGATGATGCTCGCACACGTGGAGGTAAAACTGAATGA